TTTCTGATTTTCAGTTTTCTCTGGATTTCGGCAATGGTATCATCCTGTACTTCTTTCGGAAGATTATGGAAAGCATCATCAATATCTGCATCAGTCAGATGTTCCTGTATGTATTTTGCCTGAGTTTCCCATTCACTCTGATCAGCCCCTTTTAAAAATACAAGATCCATAGGATAAGGTTCCATAGCAAGCCATTTCACACTGCTGATATCTTCTGTAAAGGTTTTCATGTGACGGATGGCAGGAACATTCATAATAATCCTAAAGGCTGCACCGTCATATTTACTGAATGCCTGATCTCTGTCTTTAGGGATAGGTTTGTAAATCACTTTGTCGCCCTCTTCATATTGTGCCCATTTCCACTGGTCCGAGTGTCTGTCCCAATCACCGATAAGCATATCAAATAATCTTGCTCTGATGTAAGATTCCCTGTCGACAGAATATTTATTGCTTTTGTTGAGGTTCTTTAATACATCATCCGTAGAAACGATATCATTTGCATGATCAAGGGAAGCCAATGTTTTAGGATCAGAAGAAAAACGTTCTTCAATCATATACATTTCATCTCCGTAATTCTCATTGTATCTTCCCAAAGCTTGTTGTTTGGGGATATAGTATAGTTTTGGATTACTATGGAAAATATTGAGCTTTTCCGACATATTTCCAATAGTAAACGGAGTAAACGGATGATTGGTGGTATAGAAATCCAGCAGGAATTTTTCAGGATATGAATCTGCAAGTTCTTCTCCTAATGTACTTTTCTGGAAAGCCATATTGTTTAAGAATCGAATTGCGCTTTTTTTCACCCCTCGCATTACAAACTCCTGTCCGTCTGCAGACTTCAGCCGCAAACTGTTAGATTGGTTTCCTCCACCTTCTCTAAAAGGAATATACCCTCCGTTCAATTCTGAAAGGTTGGCCGTGGGAGCTTCAATGGGAATTCCATAATATCTTCTGTAATGATCTCCCCAAAGCCAACGGTAAAACTTTCTTTTTTCAGTAAGCTGAACCGGATAAATGGTTGAAGAGAACGTTGCAGGAAAAGAATTAGGGAAATTATTGACAAATACATCTGGTTTGGAAATCACGGAAATATGAGTCAGTTTTTGAAGCTGGGCATCTTTGGTTGAAAAATACTCAACATCTGTACTTTCATCTTTTCTGAAATTTAAAACAGCAAAACCGCTGCCTCCATAGGAAAAGTCTGTCTTTTCTACAATGGTCGCGGGATCTGTTTTAGAACCTGCACCACTGACGATCTGTCTCAGGTTTCCATCTTCGTGATATTGCAGGTTATGATCATGTCCGGAAACGAAAATAATATTTTCTTTATCCTGAACAATGCTTTTCAGCCTGTTGGCCAGATCTGCATAATGTTGGTTATTGATATCTTCAGGACTGGCTCCTGAGGAACTTCTTAAAATATTGATTACACTTGCCACCACAGGAACGGGAACTTTACTCTTTAAAGGAAAGAGATGAGATTTTGCAGAATTAAAACCTGCATGGGTTCCACTGCTGATAATGGGATGGTGTAAAGCAACAATTATTCTTTTACCCTGATTTTTAATGATGAGGTCTTTAAACTCTGTAAAAAAATCTTCACGGGTTTTGATATTACAGTTTTTATTGATTCCCGGATAATTATCCCAGTTGGCAATTACCCATTCCGTATCGATTGCGATAAGCTTGATATCTTTAGAAACGTTAATGTCATCAATAGGACAGCCGTTTTTAGGAAGAAAAGCTTTTTTATCATCAAGATATTTTTTAACCAGTCCTTCCTGGGTATTCAATCCCTCAATTCCATTGTACCAGTCATGATTTCCGGGAATTACGAGTGTTTTTCCTTTGAAATTTTTGGTAATGGCAAGCTGGTTTTCCAGTTTTTGTTTTGCCAGGGCATAGTCTTTATCTGTTTCTTTGGGCATTCCATTGGGATAGATATTATCTCCCAGAAAGATCAGCATAGAATTACTGTTGGCAGAGTCCAGCTTACTTTTCAGTAAATTCAGAGTTTTTTGAGCCTGAGGTTCATCTGAGTTTCCTGCATCTCCAATCAGAAAAAGTTTAAAATCATTTTCGGATTTTATTTCGGAATCTTTTACTTCAAATAAGTTTTTGCCCTTTTGTACGTTATAGGTAGCACAGGAATAAAGGACTCCTGCGGACATTACTGTTCTAAGAACAATAGAAGTATTTTTTAGATGAGTTTTAAAGGATAAATTCATAAATTTACATTAACAAAATTTCAGGGATGAGCATTCTACACAAAGCTAAAAATTATGTTGAAATCTTATTCAAAGATAAGTTATCTTCAGTATATTTTTATCATAATTTTATCCATACTGCCTATACTGTCAATAAGGCGGAGGAAATCATGAAAAATACTCCTGTTTCTGAAGAGGATCAGGAGAAGGTACTTGTTGCGTTATGGTTTCATGATACAGGGTATATAGAGTGTGCTCTGAACCATGAGGAAAGGAGCGTGGAGGTGATGAAAGCCTTTTTACACCAGGAAAACTATCCGGAAAACTATATTACAGATGTTGAAAAACTGATTCTGGCTACGAAAATACATTATGAACCTCAGAATTTGCTTGAGAAAATTGTAAAGGATGCTGATTTCAGTCATTTTGCCGGTCATGATTACAGCGATATTTCCGATGCTTTGAGAAAAGAATGGGAACTGACCAATGTAAGATGTTTTTCCAATGAAGAATGGAATGCCGGAAATCTTGATATGCTGAAAAACAAGCATACTTTTTATACGGATTATGCCAAAGAAAACTGGGAGCCCCTGAAAAAGAAAAACATCAAAAAGATAGAAAAGAAATTGGAAAAAGAAGAAGAGAAAAAAGATAATAAAAAGGATAGCGCAGAGGGTAAAAAGGAAAAAGAAAAATCAGACAGAAGTGTGGATACTTTATTCAGGGTAACCCTGAACAACCATACAAGGCTGAGTGATATTGCAGACAGTAAAGCCAATATTCTTTTATCTGTAAATGCCATTATCATTTCAGTTTGTCTTTCTGTATTGGTTCCAAAGCTGGATGCCCCTAAAAATTCACATCTGATTCTTCCGAGTTTTATACTATTGCTATCCAGTGTATTTACGATCATATTTGCCATTCTGTCTACAAAACCCAATGTGACGAAAACAACGTTTACTCCACAGGATATTGCCAACAGAAAAGTAAATCTGCTGTTCTTCGGAAACTTTCAGCAGATGTTATTTGATGATTATAACAATGCTATGAAAGACCTTATTAAAGACAGGGATTATATCTATGATTCTATGGTGAAGGATCTGTATTATCTTGGAAAAGTGCTGGATAGGAAATATAAACTTTTATCCATTACCTATAAGATTTTTATGGCAGGGATTATTATTTCCGTTTTATCTTTCGGAATGGCTTTTCTTAGTCTTTAATTAATAAACACACACGAATGATCGTCAGACAGCGTACGAATTGGCTGAAAATGTTATTTATATGGAGAGGTTCCGTATTAAAGAAAATTGTTGTTCAGCTTAGCATTATCACGCTGTTTTCCTTGGCTATCTATTTTTTCAAAGGAAAAATTTTTGATTATAAAGTGCATCTCAATCCTACCATTTTTACATTGATAGGATTGGCATTGGCTATTTTTATGGGTTTCTGTAATTCTGCAAGCTATGACCGTTTCTGGGAAGGACGTAAGCTTTGGGGATTACTTGTAATTGAAACCAGGTCTTTGACGAGACAGATTTTATCCTTAGTAAACGATTCTTCACCTGAAGTTAAAGTAGAAAAAGAGAAAATTATTAAGCTGATCTCTGCGTTTTCCTGGGCACTGAACTTTCAGCTGAGAGATAATTCAGGGACGGAACACCTTGAAAGGCTTCTTTCTCCTGAACAACTGGAACAGGTAAAGAATAAGAAATTTATTCCCAGTATTATTCTTGGGTTTATTGCAGACTGGCTTAATGAGCAGAATAAAAAAGGAAATATAGATACCATTGTGATGACTTCTATGGATCATCAGCTCAATCAGTT
This region of Chryseobacterium culicis genomic DNA includes:
- a CDS encoding metallophosphoesterase translates to MNLSFKTHLKNTSIVLRTVMSAGVLYSCATYNVQKGKNLFEVKDSEIKSENDFKLFLIGDAGNSDEPQAQKTLNLLKSKLDSANSNSMLIFLGDNIYPNGMPKETDKDYALAKQKLENQLAITKNFKGKTLVIPGNHDWYNGIEGLNTQEGLVKKYLDDKKAFLPKNGCPIDDINVSKDIKLIAIDTEWVIANWDNYPGINKNCNIKTREDFFTEFKDLIIKNQGKRIIVALHHPIISSGTHAGFNSAKSHLFPLKSKVPVPVVASVINILRSSSGASPEDINNQHYADLANRLKSIVQDKENIIFVSGHDHNLQYHEDGNLRQIVSGAGSKTDPATIVEKTDFSYGGSGFAVLNFRKDESTDVEYFSTKDAQLQKLTHISVISKPDVFVNNFPNSFPATFSSTIYPVQLTEKRKFYRWLWGDHYRRYYGIPIEAPTANLSELNGGYIPFREGGGNQSNSLRLKSADGQEFVMRGVKKSAIRFLNNMAFQKSTLGEELADSYPEKFLLDFYTTNHPFTPFTIGNMSEKLNIFHSNPKLYYIPKQQALGRYNENYGDEMYMIEERFSSDPKTLASLDHANDIVSTDDVLKNLNKSNKYSVDRESYIRARLFDMLIGDWDRHSDQWKWAQYEEGDKVIYKPIPKDRDQAFSKYDGAAFRIIMNVPAIRHMKTFTEDISSVKWLAMEPYPMDLVFLKGADQSEWETQAKYIQEHLTDADIDDAFHNLPKEVQDDTIAEIQRKLKIRKTKLQSYAAQYYDVLQKKVPLAGTVNPDKFVITKNGHSVLVQQYKLGKNKDQNELVFEKTYHDSKTKELWIYGLEDDDTYVVTGSGNPKMTIRLIGGYNHDTYNVADGRKVKIYDFKSQKNTYNAGNATKNITDDYDINSYNYKHPKYNSVAGYPNLDYNPDDGVIVGVLANYTVNNFIRDPFTQRHSLKANFYTATAGFSLTYKGVFKKAISGWDINLDAFYTTPRFSQNFFGLSNESEYDKEDTEREYNRARISKFNFAPSISQKSWMNLSHQFQLTFEDNKVQRKADRFINQSPDVRPGVFNSQQFVGANYTFGYKNADNVAFPTLGLEFMLNADWKATLSDFNKNFVTVKGKLAVDHRIDKKGKFVFANSSNVMWINNNNFEFYQAAAIGGNNGMRAFRNERFAGRSYFTNNSEIRWDFGRVRNNIVPANMGILIGYDIGRVWNDNENSRKWHQSAGAGVWLSIVEMMSARLNYFYGSDGGRVSAGVGMKF
- a CDS encoding Pycsar system effector family protein translates to MSILHKAKNYVEILFKDKLSSVYFYHNFIHTAYTVNKAEEIMKNTPVSEEDQEKVLVALWFHDTGYIECALNHEERSVEVMKAFLHQENYPENYITDVEKLILATKIHYEPQNLLEKIVKDADFSHFAGHDYSDISDALRKEWELTNVRCFSNEEWNAGNLDMLKNKHTFYTDYAKENWEPLKKKNIKKIEKKLEKEEEKKDNKKDSAEGKKEKEKSDRSVDTLFRVTLNNHTRLSDIADSKANILLSVNAIIISVCLSVLVPKLDAPKNSHLILPSFILLLSSVFTIIFAILSTKPNVTKTTFTPQDIANRKVNLLFFGNFQQMLFDDYNNAMKDLIKDRDYIYDSMVKDLYYLGKVLDRKYKLLSITYKIFMAGIIISVLSFGMAFLSL
- a CDS encoding bestrophin family protein, producing MIVRQRTNWLKMLFIWRGSVLKKIVVQLSIITLFSLAIYFFKGKIFDYKVHLNPTIFTLIGLALAIFMGFCNSASYDRFWEGRKLWGLLVIETRSLTRQILSLVNDSSPEVKVEKEKIIKLISAFSWALNFQLRDNSGTEHLERLLSPEQLEQVKNKKFIPSIILGFIADWLNEQNKKGNIDTIVMTSMDHQLNQFSNISGGCERIYNTPLPFAYSVLLHRTVYLYCFWLPFGLVDSLGWMMPMIVLLISYTFIALDAIIQEIGEPFGEEENDLALNSICRTIEFSIFEQAGIPQGELKKPDTYFID